The proteins below come from a single Yamadazyma tenuis chromosome 5, complete sequence genomic window:
- the SIT2 gene encoding Siderochrome iron transporter 2 (EggNog:ENOG503NW0J; COG:U), whose amino-acid sequence MPGVSQFFKKRSDREVAEAAFNGPEPVGDQEKNSDLSRSNSKEDDIHSDQVSIDAAPGVQKAEAITLVWDKKALYITYVWIWVCFFMLAFQSAIGNNVIFYAYADFSAAPQVSTAGILATIIGGVLRLPLAKTLTLWGRCEGFLVFVVVYLIGIIIIASCTGPSSYAAGYVLYWIGYDMIYMILDVFIADTSGLRNRAFAFAFASTPFICTAFTGPLAAQSFLTTGGWRWAYGAFAIIQVFVFVPLAVVFKFYEKKAEKLGQIKKNPSGRTIIQSIVHYIHDFDVVGAFILMAAFILFLLPFSLEQYGRAQYKSATFIAMVVIGVCLFPVFAIWEKFFARTHFVRWELFKKRTVVGACCLAAILYFSFYCWDLYYVYFVTVVYNLSTSDAGYMGQIYNVGSCFWGVVFGVWIRYTKHFKYTCLCFGLPLMFLGAGLMIRFRGQDSNIGYIIMCQIFIAFAGGTMVIGEDMAVMAAADQDGIPMMLALIGLFSSVGGSIGYAVAAAINANVFVDALTKALPAAQKDQAYTIYLGGVTTQTNATLYPVGSEARDAINYAWGQTQRDGAIAATCILVLAIPAIAVWKNYNVDKKQIKGTVF is encoded by the coding sequence ATGCCAGGAGTTTCTCAGTTTTTTAAGAAGCGGTCTGACAGAGAAGTGGCTGAAGCAGCCTTTAATGGGCCCGAACCTGTGGGTGACCAGGAAAAAAACTCTGACTTACTGAGATCTAATTCTAAGGAAGACGACATTCACTCTGACCAAGTGTCAATCGATGCTGCTCCAGGTGTGCAAAAAGCCGAAGCCATCACTCTTGTGTGGGACAAAAAAGCTCTTTATATTACTTATGTCTGGATTTGGGTGTGTTTCTTCATGTTGGCTTTTCAGTCTGCCATTGGTAATAACGTAATTTTCTATGCTTATGCCGATTTTTCTGCTGCTCCTCAGGTCAGTACTGCCGGTATTTTGGCTACCATCATTGGTGGTGTGTTGAGATTGCCTCTTGCTAAGACATTGACTCTTTGGGGTCGTTGTGAAGgtttcttggtgtttgtggttgtcTACTTGATTGGTATTATAATCATTGCTTCTTGTACGGGACCAAGCTCTTATGCTGCTGGCTATGTGTTGTACTGGATTGGTTACGACATGATTTACATGAttcttgatgttttcaTTGCTGACACATCTGGTCTTCGTAATCGTGCTTTTGCCTTTGCCTTTGCATCCACTCCATTTATTTGTACTGCTTTCACTGGACCTCTTGCTGCTCAATCTTTCCTTACGACAGGTGGCTGGAGATGGGCTTACGGGGCTTTTGCTATCATTCAAGTGTTTGTTTTCGTGCCTCTTGCCGTGGTATTCAAGTTTTACGAGAAGAAGGCCGAAAAATTGGGCCAAATTAAGAAAAACCCAAGCGGAAGAACTATCATTCAGTCTATCGTTCACTATATCCATGACTTTGATGTCGTTGGTGCTTTCATCTTGATGGCTGCTTTCATTCTTTTCTTGCTTCCATTCTCTTTGGAACAATACGGAAGAGCTCAATACAAGAGTGCTACTTTTATCGCAATGGTTGTCATTGGTGTTTGCCTTTTCCCAGTGTTTGCCATTTGGGAAAAGTTCTTTGCTCGTACTCACTTTGTGCGTTGggaacttttcaaaaagagaaCTGTTGTGGGTGCTTGTTGTCTTGCAGCCATTCTCTACTTCAGTTTCTACTGTTGGGATTTGTATTACGTGTACTTTGTTACGGTTGTCTACAACTTGTCCACATCAGATGCCGGTTACATGGGCCAAATTTACAATGTTGGTTCTTGTTTCTGGGGGGTTGTGTTCGGTGTTTGGATTCGTTATACCAAACACTTCAAGTACACCTGTCTTTGCTTTGGTCTTCCTCTTATGTTCCTCGGTGCTGGGCTTATGATTCGTTTCCGTGGACAAGATTCCAACATTGGCTACATCATCATGTGTCAAATTTTCATTGCCTTTGCTGGTGGTACCATGgtcattggtgaagatatGGCTGTTATGGCTGCTGCTGATCAAGACGGTATTCCTATGATGCTTGCCCTTATTGGTCTTTTCTCCAGTGTGGGTGGCTCTATTGGTTACgctgttgctgctgctaTCAACGCCAacgtgtttgtggatgctcTTACTAAGGCTTTGCCAGCCGCACAAAAGGACCAAGCTTACACCATTTACTTGGGAGGTGTTACTACCCAAACAAATGCCACTCTTTACCCAGTTGGAAGTGAGGCCAGAGATGCCATCAACTACGCTTGGGgtcaaactcaaagagaTGGTGCCATTGCTGCTACTTGTATCTTGGTTTTGGCCATTCCAGCCATTGCTGTCTGGAAGAACTATAACGTCGATAAGAAGCAAATCAAGGGTACTGTCTTCTAA